One genomic window of Primulina tabacum isolate GXHZ01 unplaced genomic scaffold, ASM2559414v2 Contig1004, whole genome shotgun sequence includes the following:
- the LOC142535423 gene encoding protein TIC 214-like, with amino-acid sequence MIFQSFLLGNLVSLCMKIINSVVVVGLYYGFLTTFSIGPSYLFLLRAQVMEEGTEKKVSATTGFITGQLMMFISIYYAPLHLALGRPHTITVLALPYLLFHFFCNNHKHFFDYGSTTRNSMRNFSIQCVFLNNLIFQLFNHFILPSSMLARLVNIYMFRCNNKTLFVTSSFVGWLIGHILFMKWLGLVLVWIRQNNSIRSNVLIRSNKYLVSELKNSMARIFSICLFITCVYYLGRIPSPILTKKLKETSKTEERVEKDGYLSFFSEKKEDPNKINEMKEIRVNAKEDELHFRFTETGYKGSSLSEGSYLKNINKNNENSRFEILDKKTENKDLFFFHKYLLILFFDLDRWNRPFRYIKKNQFDKSIRKEMSQYFFYICQSDGKEKISFTYPPSLSIFLKMIKKRVSPDLYKSWVYINKQRGKNLNNEFLNRIEALDRKYLSLNILETRTRLCNDESTKEYLSKGYDPFLNGSYRRTIHKSTLPSILKKISIDNLLNQFGINRIHGILLLDTSSLEVEQKMNRFAKKSLSTEIVDFLTFISKIDSEKKTKYLNYFNFVNKDANHQKIRRKSIKIKEIIKKVPRCTYKLITDLEQQSGEHQEDVPVDHQIRSRKAKRVVIFTGNKQETDPNTNKDINTPDQTDQVALMRYSQQSDFRRGIIKGSMRAQRRKIVIWKLFQANVHDPLFLNRMKKSPLFSFDISGFIKQIFKNWVGKRKVFKIVEYTEEQTKRKEKNEENKRKEKARVEIAEAWDATLFTQVIRGCMLVTQSIFRKYILFPLLIIAKNIGRIFLLQLPEWSEDLQDWNREIYVKCTYNGVPLSETEFPKNWLIDGIQIKILFPFCLKPWHKSKLRYSQNNLMKTKKEKDDFCFLTVWGIEAEFPFGSPRKRPSFFKPIFKEFKKQIGKLKNKHFLVRIVFKGKTKSLRKVSKETKKWIIISFIKKKIKKLSKVNPILLFQLREVYESSENKGEKDSIISNQKINKPVSKIGSTNWSNSPLTEKKMKDLTDRTSQIRNQTERIRKEKKKVTTRININNISPNKISYNAKRLAKWKILKRRNDRLISKLFPLFNFLIERIYTYMFLSIINIPRMNIELFLTSTKKIIEKFIYNNERKQENINEKNKNPIPFLSTIKKPLDSISKKNSHYFYDLSYMSQAYVFYKLSKIQVSNSSKLRSILQYQGIRFFLKPEIKDSCEIEEMFHSKLGVSSYKMNQWKGWLKGCNHYDLSQMRWSRLISEKWRNRVRHCRMTKKENLSKRHSYEKNELIDSKKQQKIEVYSLVNKSNKKDNFQKYHIYDLLLYKFLNYDYENKTECFFSIFPFQGNKNQEISYNTHKDTLFDMLKSIYINNFLGKVDILPMEKTADRKYFDWKIINFSLIQRVDVETWIAIDININQDTPIGTNNSQIINKKDLFYLIIPEINPTNSHKVFFDWMGMNEKMLKHPISNLELWFFPEFVLLYNAYKTKPWFIPSKLLLLNLNRNKKSSENKKINEKQKRSFLIPSTKNHRNQEQKESTSRRYLRSILSQEKDIEENYERSDMKKGKKQKQYKSNTEVELDLFLKRYLLFQLRWDDTLNQKMINNIKVYCLLLRLIDPRKIIISSIQKREMSLDIMLIQKSLTPTELMKKGVLIIDPIHLPGNDDGQLIMYQIIGISLFQKSKHQTNQKYQEQRYVSKNNFYEASSPHQRITETRHKAHLDLPVPENILSFRCRRKLRILICFNSKSRNGVDRNSVFWNEKNVKNSNQVSSDNKHLDRKKNKLIKLKLFLWPNYRLEDLACMN; translated from the exons ATGATTTTTCAATCTTTTCTACTAGGTAATCTAGTATCCTTATGCATGAAGATAATCAATTCGGTCGTTGTGGTCGGACTCTATTATGGATTTCTGACCACATTCTCCATAGGGCCCTCTTATCTCTTCCTTCTCCGAGCTCAAGTTATGGAAGAAGGAACTGAGAAGAAGGTATCAGCAACAACTGGTTTTATTACGGGACAGCTCATGATGTTCATATCGATCTATTATGCGCCTCTGCATCTAGCATTGGGTAGACCTCATACAATAACTGTCCTAGCTCTACCATATCTTTTGTTTCATTTCTTCTGCAACAATCACAAACACTTTTTTGATTATGGATCTACTACCAGAAATTCAATGCGTAATTTCAGCATTCAATGTGTATTCTTGAATAATCTCATTTTTCAATTATTCAACCATTTCATTTTACCAAGTTCAATGTTAGCCAGATTAGTCAACATTTATATGTTTCGATGCAACAACAAGACGTTATTTGTAACAAGTAGTTTTGTTGGTTGGTTAATTGGTCACATTTTATTCATGAAATGGCTTGGATTGGTATTAGTCTGGATACGACAAAATAATTCTATTAGATCGAATGTACTTATTCGATCTAATAAGTACCTTGTATCAGAATTGAAAAATTCTATGGCTCGGATCTTTAGTATTTGCTTATTTATTACCTGTGTCTACTATTTAGGCAGAATACCGTCACCCATTCTTACTAAGAAACTGAAAGAAACCTCAAAAACGGAAGAAAGGGTGGAAA AAGATGGATATCTTTCctttttttctgaaaaaaagGAAGATCCGAACaaaataaatgaaatgaaaGAAATCAGAGTAAATGCAAAGGAAGATGAACTGCACTTTCGATTTACTGAGACAGGCTATAAAGGAAGCTCACTCTCTGAAGGTTCTTATttgaaaaatatcaataaaaataatgaaaattcaaGATTCGAAATACTTGataaaaaaacagaaaataaagatCTTTTTTTCTTTCACAAATATCTTTTGATTCTTTTTTTTGATTTGGATCGATGGAATCGACCATTTCGCTACATAAAAAAGAATCAATTTGACAAATCTATCAGAAAAGAAATgtcacaatattttttttacatatgcCAAAGTGatggaaaagaaaaaatatcttTTACATATCCCCCTAGTTTgtcaatttttttgaaaatgataaaaaaaagggTATCCCCTGACCTCTACAAGTCTTGGGTTTATATCAATAAACAAAGAGGGAAAAATTTAAACAACGAATTTCTAAATAGAATTGAAGCCTTAGATAGAAAATATCTTTCTTTGAATATACTCGAAACAAGGACTCGATTGTGTAACGATGAGTCTACAAAAGAATACTTATCCAAAGGGTATGATCCCTTTTTGAACGGATCATATCGGAGAACAATTCACAAAAGTACTTTACCAtcaattctaaaaaaaatttcgataGACAATTTATTAAATCAATTTGGGATAAACCGAATTCACGGTATCCTTCTTCTCGATACTTCTTCCCTAGAAGTTGAACAGAAAATGAATAGATTTGCTAAAAAATCATTATCAACAGAAATTGTTGATTTCTTAACTTTCATCAGTAAAATAGattcagaaaaaaaaacaaaatatttgaactattttaattttgtaaataaGGATGCTAATCATCAAAAAATTCGTagaaaatcaattaaaataaaagaaatcatTAAAAAAGTCCCTCGATGCACATACAAATTAATCACGGATTTGGAACAACAATCAGGAGAACATCAAGAAGACGTTCCAGTAGATCATCAAATTCGCTCAAGAAAAGCGAAACGTGTAGTAATTTTTACTGGTAACAAGCAAGAAACTGATCCTAATACTAATAAGGATATTAATACACCCGATCAAACAGACCAAGTAGCTTTGATGCGATATTCACAACAATCAGATTTCCGACGAGGTATAATCAAAGGTTCTATGCGGGCTCAAAGGCGTAAAATAGTAATTTGGAAATTGTTTCAAGCAAACGTGCATGACCCTCTTTTTTTGAACAGAATGAAAAAATCccctcttttttcttttgatatCTCCGGGTTTattaaacaaatttttaaaaattgggTAGGAAAAAGGAAAGTATTCAAAATTGTAGAGTATACAGAAGAGcaaacaaaaagaaaagaaaaaaacgaGGAGAACAAAAGAAAGGAGAAAGCACGAGTAGAGATAGCAGAGGCCTGGGATGCCACACTATTTACGCAAGTAATAAGAGGTTGCATGTTAGTAACTCaatccatttttagaaaatatattCTATTTCCTTTATTGATAATCGCGAAAAATATTGGACGTATATTCCTATTGCAACTTCCTGAATGGTCTGAGGATTTACAGGACTGGAATAGAGAGATATATGTTAAATGTACTTATAATGGTGTTCCATTATCAGAAACAGAATTTCCGAAAAATTGGTTGATAGACGGTATtcagataaaaatattatttccttTCTGTCTAAAACCTTGGCACAAATCGAAACTACGATACTCTCAGAACAATTTAATGAAaacgaaaaaagaaaaagatgatttttgttttttaacaGTTTGGGGAATAGAGGCTGAATTTCCTTTTGGTTCACCCCGAAAGCGGCCTTCCTTTTTTAAACCAATtttcaaggaattcaaaaaacaaattggaaaattaaaaaataagcaTTTTCTAGTTCGAATAGTTTTCAAAGGAAAAACAAAATCACTTCGAAAAGtttcaaaagaaacaaaaaaatggATTATCATcagttttataaaaaaaaaaataaaaaaactttcAAAAGTAAATCCAATTCTATTATTTCAATTAAGAGAAGTATATGAATCGAGTGAAAATAAAGGCGAAAAAGATTCCATAATCAGCAATCAAAAAATTAACAAACCCGTTAGTAAAATTGGATCTACCAATTGGTCAAATTCTCCATTGACAGAAAAAAAGATGAAGGATCTGACTGATAGAACAAGTCAAATTCGAAATCAAAcagaaagaattagaaaagagaagaaaaaagtcactacaagaataaatataaataatattagtcCTAACAAAATAAGTTATAATGCTAAAAGATTAGCAAAATggaaaatattaaaaagaagAAATGATCGATTAATCTCTAAATTATTCCCCCTTTTTAACTTCTTGATTGAAAGAATATACACATATATGTTTTTATCTATCATTAATATTCCCAGAATGAATATAGAACTTTTTCTTAcatcaacaaaaaaaattattgagaaattcatttacaataatgaaagaaagcaagaaaatattaatgaaaaaaataaaaatccaatTCCGTTTCTATCAACTATAAAAAAGCCACTTGATAGtattagtaaaaaaaattcacattatttttatgacttatcCTACATGTCACAAGCATATGTATTTTACAAATTATCAAAAATCCAAGTTAGTAACTCGTCTAAATTAAGATCTATTCTTCAATATCAAGGAATCCGTTTTTTTCTTAAGCCTGAAATAAAGGATTCTTGTGAAATAGAAGAGATGTTTCATTCGAAATTAGGAGTTTCGAGTTATAAAATGAATCAATGGAAAGGATGGTTGAAAGGCTGTAATCACTACGATTTATCTCAGATGAGATGGTCTAGATTAATATCAGAAAAGTGGCGAAATAGAGTTCGCCACTGTCGTATGACgaaaaaggaaaatttaagCAAACGGCATTCATATGAAAAAAACGAATTAATTGATtccaaaaaacaacaaaaaattgAAGTCTATTCATTAGTGAATAAATCGAATAAAAAagataattttcaaaaataccatATATATGAtcttttattatataaatttttaaattatgattatgaaaataaaaCAGAATGCTTTTTTTCTATATTTCCGTTTCAAGGAAATAAGAACCAAGAGATTTCTTATAACACACATAAAGACACCCTTTTTGATATGCTGAAGAGtatttatatcaataattttcTAGGAAAGGTAGATATTCTACCTATGGAAAAAACTGCggatagaaaatattttgattggaaAATTATCAATTTTTCTCTTATACAAAGGGTAGATGTTGAAACCTGGATCGCGATCGATATTAATATAAATCAAGATACTCCGATTGGTACTAATAATtctcaaataattaataaaaaagatCTTTTTTATCTTATTATTCCAGAAATCAATCCAACAAACTCCCACAAAGTCTTTTTTGATTGGATGGGAATGAATGAAAAAATGTTAAAGCATCCCATATCGAATCTTGAACTTTGGTTCTTCCCAGAATTTGTGTTACTTTATAATGCATATAAAACGAAACCTTGGTTTATACCAAGTAAATTACTTCTTTTAAATTTGAATAGAAATAAAAAAAGTAGTGAAAATAAAAAGATCAATGAAAAGCAAAAAAGAAGTTTTTTGATACCATCGACTAAAAATCATCGAAATCAGGAACAAAAAGAATCCACAAGCCGAAGATACCTTCGCTCTATTCTTTCACAAGAAAAAGACATTGAAGAAAATTATGAACGATCAGACATGAAAAAAGGGAAAAAGCAAAAACAATACAAAAGTAACACAGAAGTAGAACTAGATTTATTCCTGAAACGTTATTTGCTTTTTCAATTGAGATGGGACGATACTTTGAATCAAAAAATGATCAATAATATCAAGGTATATTGTCTCCTCCTTAGACTAATAGATCcaagaaaaattattatatcCTCAATTCAAAAGAGAGAAATGAGTTTGGATATAATGTTGATTCAGAAGAGTTTAACTCCTACAgaattgatgaaaaagggaGTATTGATTATAGACCCCATTCATTTGCCTGGAAACGACGATGGACAATTGATTATGTATCAAATCATAGGTATTTCCTTATTTCAAAAGAGTAAGCaccaaactaatcaaaaataCCAAGAACAAAGATATGTTTCTaagaataatttttatgaaGCTAGTTCACCACATCAAAGAATAACTGAAACTAGGCACAAAGCTCATTTAGATTTGCCTGTtcctgaaaatattttatcgTTTAGATGTCGTAGAAAATTGAGAATTCTGATTTGTTTCAATTCGAAGAGTAGGAATGGTGTAGATAGAAATTCAGTATTTTGGAACGAGAAGAATGTAAAAAACAGCAACCAAGTTTCGTCTGATAATAAACATCTGGatagaaagaaaaataaattaattaaattaaagctTTTTCTTTGGCCTAATTATCGATTAGAAGATTTAGCTTGTATGAATC